The DNA window TTCTGGCCAAGTTTCCCGACCGGTCCAGAAGAAGAGTCTCATTAACCCGTAACACTTAAGGAAACTGCGATGAAGTATTACAAAACGACGACCGAATACAACTGCGGAATCGGTCGCACACCCGCCAGATGTACATCTGTGTGAAGGACCTGGCCGGAAACAAACTGGTTCACCGAAATATCCGCAACAACGACTTTGAGTTTTTCCTTAAACTCGTTGAACCCTATAAACATGATTTAACGGTAACCTGCGAGAGCTGCTTTGTATGCTTCTGGCTGGCGGATGCCTGCGAGGATGCGGGGATCAAGTTCGTGTTGGCCCATGCGTACTATGTGAAATCAATTGCAGCGAACAAGCATAAGAGCGACCGGTTCGACTCCGAGGAACTGGCCGACTGTCTTCGCTGTAATCGTATTCCTCCTGCCTATGTCTGTCCTCGCAATCTGCGTCCGGTGCGTAAGCTGCTCCGGCGCCGCAATAAGTTTGTGAAAAACCGGACGGAGCTGACGGGCCATTCCACCAGCGAGGAGAAGTGGGCTCCGTCTTTATGGCGAACAACCGCTCGTTCTTGAATAGGTAGCGCACAGGGAATAACCGCATGAAATTCCGGGACGTCATAGATCGATGTAATCATTGACAGCCGCCGCCCCGTTTGTCGGGGAGATCCGGCCGCCTGAGCCCGCACGGTTGTTTGAGGGAGCCTTGCTCCACTCGTTCATACGGAAATAAAAACGGCACAAGTTGAGGCCAGGTTGGAATGTTCAATCGGTAGTGGTAGTTGGCAAAACACGAAGATTGGGACAGGGAACTTTTTGTCTTTACTCAGAGGGACTTAATGGTGGTTAGATTTTTTCTGTTTATTACGAATACACCCAGTTTAGCCAGCGTTGAACTTACGATATATGTGATCGCTAAAATGACTATTACCAAAGAAGATTTAACCCAAATATTTGCAGCGTATGAATTCAGTGCGCTGGGAACCTGAAGAATCATGCAGCTTAAGGTTATCGAGTTTATGATGAATTTATCCGTCAAATATTTGCTAAATTTACGAATCAATAGTGCGCTGTAAAATGGAAACAAAAGAACGATCAATAGATAGGCGATTGCTATGCTGATTGCTTGAATTGTGTTCATTATATTTTCCTATCCAAACGTTACTCATGACCCGCTTGGGA is part of the Pontiella agarivorans genome and encodes:
- a CDS encoding IS110 family transposase, which encodes MYICVKDLAGNKLVHRNIRNNDFEFFLKLVEPYKHDLTVTCESCFVCFWLADACEDAGIKFVLAHAYYVKSIAANKHKSDRFDSEELADCLRCNRIPPAYVCPRNLRPVRKLLRRRNKFVKNRTELTGHSTSEEKWAPSLWRTTARS